A portion of the Bufo gargarizans isolate SCDJY-AF-19 chromosome 7, ASM1485885v1, whole genome shotgun sequence genome contains these proteins:
- the ATF4 gene encoding cyclic AMP-dependent transcription factor ATF-4, which produces MSLLSEEMLLGDFSSPFNQSFLEAEESLGLLDDCIEEPGYLPLHGLSSGKAKNGVSGLLLPLEDSLGSFQGDAFSGMDWMVEKMDLKEFDFDSLLGMEDLESTVSPDELMATLDDSCDLLEDPPLPVVFCQYVQSPDKISLAENSLEADQVAPTTPNARQSQVSSPDHSFILDVGSEVDVAEEDKRSPATYTIEVVKSEKEEVSDSDSGICTSPSYLGSPQQSPTSTVEYPSSVQSPPTSPISERPKPYDLPSKDREVLAKVKAVGQPKVDKKKKKMEQNKTAATRYRQKKRAEQDLISAECRELESKNDTLMEKADSLAKEIQYLKDLIEEVRKAKSKRAKSS; this is translated from the exons ATGAGCCTATTGAGCGAAGAGATGTTGTTGGGGGACTTCTCGTCCCCCTTCAACCAATCGTTtttggaggctgaggaaagtttgGGTCTCTTGGATGACTGCATCGAGGAGCCCGGGTACCTCCCATTGCATGGGTTGTCCAGCGGTAAGGCTAAGAATGGCGTCTCCGGTTTGCTGCTGCCTCTGGAGGACTCTCTTGGCAGTTTCCAGG GAGACGCCTTCTCCGGCATGGATTGGATGGTGGAAAAAATGGACCTGAAGGAGTTCGACTTTGATTCCCTGCTTGGGATGGAAGATCTAGAATCCACCGTCTCACCAGATGAGCTCATGGCCACGCTGGATGACTCGTGTGATCTCCTAGAGGACCCACCTCTCCCAGTGGTGTTTTGCCAATATGTGCAATCACCAGACAAAATCTCTCTTGCAGAAAACTCACTGGAGGCAGATCAGGTGGCCCCTACGACTCCAAATGCTAGACAGTCCCAAGTCTCCAGTCCAGACCATTCCTTTATCTTGGATGTAGGCAGTGAGGTAGATGTTGCTGAGGAGGACAAAAGGTCCCCTGCTACATATACCATTGAAGTTGTAAAGAGTGAAAAGGAAGAAGTGTCAGATAGTGACAGTGGCATATGTACGAGCCCATCATACCTAGGATCTCCTCAGCAAAGTCCCACATCTACTGTTGAGTACCCTAGTAGTGTTCAGTCCCCTCCTACATCCCCCATTTCTGAGAGACCCAAACCCTATGATCTTCCCTCTAAGGATAGAGAAGTATTGGCAAAGGTAAAAGCTGTAGGGCAACCCAAAGTagacaagaagaagaagaaaatggAGCAGAACAAAACAGCAGCCACTCGCTACCGGCAAAAGAAGAGAGCAGAGCAAGACTTAATATCTGCAGAGTGCAGAGAACTGGAATCAAAAAATGACACCCTTATGGAGAAGGCAGATTCTTTAGCAAAAGAGATCCAATATCTGAAAGACCTGATAGAAGAAGTCCGTAAGGCCAAAAGTAAACGAGCAAAAAGTTCTTAG
- the LOC122943918 gene encoding bromodomain-containing protein 4-like: MEESGCDTETLIRLVQAKRCLYDTQDGNYKNRRSRQQAWEDIAKSIWPDWRSFTKTVKQGKVNTIKGKWKSLKDAFIRHRRKQKEQRSGSSPGGRSSYVHAAQMSFLISCTEMRSTDSSWEPSQAQADEEEDEGTMDSEPGPSMGPTSPPAPPPTPTFVSPMQTVQAVPEATRQTRHKRRRTERQEDRLIGCLDALAHPVPKLSSDAYFLLSLEEKMLHVPRHLITKVREEVTNTIDKYCLPYELATSSTAPQHPPQHPPQQPLQQPPQQPPQQPPQQPPQYGHQYGAQYCPQYAPQYGPLHPQHAQQHPHTYPAHTYTQSNIQHPLETWQTQHTSYPYPSSSTGPSTSTITTTEMPPANQSRGARETRRDPEAEFSGPQYETL; the protein is encoded by the exons ATGGAGGAGTCCGGCTGTGACACAGAGACCCTCATCAGGCTGGTGCAAGccaaacgctgcctgtatgatACGCAGGATGGCAACTACAAaaataggaggagcaggcagcaggcctgggaggatattgccaaaagcatctggccagattggagaagtttcaccaagacagtgaaacagggaaaag tcaacactatcaaaggcaaatggaaaagcctgaaagacgcctttatccgccatcgccgcaaacaaaaggagcagaggagcggatCCTCCCCAGGCGGACGCTCCAGTTATGTGCATGCAgcacaaatgtcttttttgaTATCGTGCACCGAAATGCGGAG caccgatagtagctgggaacccagccaggcgcaagctgatgaggaagaggacgagggcacAATGGACAGTGAGCCGGGCCCATCTATGGGGCCAACGAgtcctccagcccccccccccactccgacTTTCGTCAGCCCCATGCAGACTGTCCAAGCCGTACCAGAGGCAACTCGGCAGACCAgacataaaaggaggagaacGGAGAGACAGGAGGACCGCCTAATCGGCTGCCTAGAtgccctggcacatcctgtgccCAAACTTAGCAGCGACGCATATTTTCTCCTGagtctagaggagaaaatgctGCATGTGCCGAGACATCTGATCACCAAAGTAAGGGAGGAGGTGACTAACACCATAGACAAGTATTGCCTCCCTTACGAGCTAGCAACATCTAGCACTgccccacagcatcccccacagcatcccccacagcagccactacagcagccaccacagcagccaccacagcagccaccacagcagccaccacaatATGGCCACCAATATGGGGCACAATATTGCCCACAATATGCCCCACAATATGGCCCACTACATCCCCAACATGCacaacaacaccctcacacatacccagcacacacatacacacaaagtaacatacaacaccctcttgagacatggcagacacaacacacatcatacccatatccctcttcaagcacgggcccaagcacctccaccatcaccaccactgaaatgccacccGCCAATCAGTCTCGCGGAGCCAGAGAGACACGGCGGGATCCCGAGGCAGAGTTTTCGGGGCCGCAATATGAAACCCTTTGA